In Pseudophryne corroboree isolate aPseCor3 chromosome 7, aPseCor3.hap2, whole genome shotgun sequence, a single window of DNA contains:
- the LOC134944309 gene encoding olfactory receptor 1G1-like, translated as MGNKTYIKEFILVPFSTKSGYTSLITSLFFFLYVFGVIINVIIIAVISTCNQLHTPMYAFLCNLALVDICFTTTTVPKLLYIILSGDNTESFLKCFTQMHFYVLASSAEDILIFIMAYDRYVAICDPLHYHYILNRKHCILLASATWILGFLNSFLFTIPISHMSFCQSRTIHQFLCDPKALINISCAGSEQFYTVLYMEFLILGFFPAMFCLTSYIKVIKVILQIKSKEGRKKAFSTCSSHLTTVIIYYTTGLSVFMMPPSEYSNVLEQVFTALYAVVTPMINPLIYSLRNKDVKSALLRLLGIKLSVKKISN; from the coding sequence ATGGGGAACAAGACTTACATTAAAGAATTTATTTTGGTGCCATTTTCCACAAAATCTGGATATACATCATTAATAACCAGCTTATTTTTCTTCCTATATGTGTTTGGAGTGATCATAAATGTTATTATAATTGCAGTGATATCCACTTGTAATCAGTTACACACTCCTATGTATGcatttctctgtaacctggccttagtagatatctgtttTACAACCACGACTGTCCCTAAATTGCTGTACATAatactatctggagataatacagAGTCCTTCTTAAAATGCTTCACCCAGATGCACTTTTATGTTTTGGCTAGTAGTGCAGAAGATAttctaatattcattatggcatatgaccgatatgttgctatatgtgatcctttgCACTACCATTATATCCTAAACAGGAAACACTGTATCTTATTAGCATCTGCTACTTGGATATTAGGATTCTTAAACTCATTTCTGTTTACAATTCCAATCTCACACATGTCATTCTGTCAGTCTCGCACCATACACCAGTTTTTATGTGATCCTAAAGCTCTGATTAACATCTCCTGTGCTGGCAGTGAACAGTTTTATACTGTTCTCTATATGGAATTTTTGATATTAGGATTTTTTCCAGCCATGTTCTGTTTGACATCTTATATAAAAGTTATCAAGGTCATCTTACAGATAAAATCTAAGGAAGGAAGaaaaaaagccttctccacctgctcatcccacctcaccaCTGTCATTATTTACTATACCACAGGTTTGTCTGTGTTCATGatgccaccatcagaatactccaatgTCCTAGAACAGGTCTTTACAGCACTGTACGCAGTTGTTACACCCATGATTAATCCTCTCATCTACAGTTTACGGAATAAAGATGTGAAAAGTGCTCTGCTGAGACTACTGGGGATAAAATTAAGTGTTAAAAAAATATCAAACTAA